One genomic window of Bacteroidota bacterium includes the following:
- a CDS encoding type I phosphomannose isomerase catalytic subunit: MENTVLYPFKFEPILKEKIWGGSGLKTLLNKKASGDKTGESWEISGVKGDVSVISNGELAGINLQDLLSKYKGELLGERVYRQFENEFPLLIKFIDAQDDLSIQVHPNDELAKERHNSFGKTEMWYVINAEKDAELISGFNKTIDKELYLNKLEDKKLGDILNSERVEAGDVFFIPVGRVHAIRSGIMLAEIQQTSDITYRIYDWDRVDDNGKGRELHTEYALDALDFKGYDKYKTDYSVVKNERTQLEKCSYFETNLFELDSSKKISYKDLDSFVIYMLMEGELNLKYSDSSLNIKKGETVLLPASITEVELEVVKEAKLLEVYLPG, translated from the coding sequence ATGGAAAATACAGTTCTTTATCCTTTTAAGTTTGAGCCAATTCTGAAAGAAAAAATTTGGGGAGGAAGTGGATTAAAAACTCTGTTGAATAAGAAAGCATCAGGAGATAAAACCGGTGAGTCATGGGAGATAAGTGGAGTGAAAGGCGATGTTTCTGTTATTTCAAACGGAGAACTGGCAGGGATAAATTTACAGGACCTGCTTAGTAAATATAAAGGAGAATTGCTTGGCGAGAGAGTTTATAGGCAGTTTGAGAATGAGTTTCCGCTATTGATAAAATTCATCGATGCACAGGATGATCTGTCTATTCAGGTTCATCCAAATGATGAGTTGGCAAAAGAACGACATAATTCTTTTGGAAAAACCGAAATGTGGTATGTTATTAATGCAGAAAAAGATGCCGAATTAATTTCCGGATTTAACAAAACAATCGATAAGGAATTATATCTCAATAAGCTTGAGGATAAAAAACTTGGTGATATTCTAAATTCAGAAAGGGTAGAGGCAGGAGATGTGTTTTTTATACCCGTTGGAAGAGTACATGCGATAAGGTCGGGTATAATGTTGGCCGAAATTCAGCAAACATCTGATATTACATATAGAATCTACGACTGGGATAGGGTAGATGATAATGGAAAAGGGCGTGAGCTGCATACCGAATATGCATTGGATGCTTTAGACTTTAAAGGATACGATAAATATAAAACCGACTATTCTGTAGTTAAAAACGAAAGAACCCAACTTGAGAAATGTTCTTATTTCGAGACAAATTTGTTTGAGCTGGACTCGTCTAAGAAGATTTCGTATAAAGATTTAGATTCTTTTGTAATCTACATGCTTATGGAGGGTGAACTGAATTTGAAATATAGTGATTCGTCTTTGAATATAAAAAAAGGAGAAACCGTTTTGCTTCCTGCTTCAATTACTGAAGTTGAGCTTGAGGTAGTAAAAGAGGCCAAGTTGCTGGAGGTATATTTACCTGGATAA
- the mnmH gene encoding tRNA 2-selenouridine(34) synthase MnmH: MIERITIEKYIEKYNGLPIIDVRSPGEYKKGHIINAVNIPLFSNDERAIIGTIYKQVSKDAAIEKGYELVNPKLDHYIEASLDAAPEKTIIVHCWRGGMRSESFAQHLHNNGFEKVYVLEGGYKAYRRAVLSFFEQKFKLIILGGYTGSGKTEILHEIAKTGKQVIDLEGLANHKGSAFGGIGQNEQPSVEHFQNMLFEEMTSKNLSDYIWLEDESLNIGKARIPESLFKQMREQRVFFVDIPRSERAFFLTQTYGKQHKDKLEESILKIHKRLGPLNTKIAIEALNNNDLLSVAEISLIYYDKAYLRGVENRDPNKISIIKLKDVDHYRNANTISDRVIKIINKTDKVFAN; encoded by the coding sequence ATGATCGAAAGAATTACAATAGAGAAATATATCGAAAAATATAATGGACTTCCGATAATTGATGTCAGGTCTCCGGGAGAATATAAGAAAGGTCATATAATAAATGCAGTTAACATTCCCCTGTTTTCAAATGACGAACGTGCTATTATTGGCACGATCTATAAACAGGTATCTAAAGACGCGGCTATAGAAAAAGGATATGAGTTAGTAAATCCGAAGCTCGATCATTATATCGAGGCGTCATTAGATGCTGCTCCCGAAAAAACAATTATCGTTCATTGTTGGCGCGGCGGAATGCGTAGTGAATCGTTTGCTCAACATTTGCACAATAATGGTTTCGAAAAAGTTTATGTTTTAGAAGGAGGTTATAAAGCTTACAGGAGAGCCGTTCTTTCATTTTTTGAACAAAAATTTAAACTAATAATTTTAGGCGGATATACAGGTAGCGGTAAAACCGAAATTTTACACGAAATAGCTAAAACAGGCAAACAGGTTATCGATCTGGAAGGTTTAGCAAACCATAAAGGATCGGCTTTTGGTGGTATTGGCCAAAATGAACAGCCATCTGTAGAACATTTTCAAAACATGCTTTTTGAAGAAATGACCAGCAAAAATCTCAGTGATTATATCTGGCTTGAAGATGAAAGTTTAAATATTGGAAAAGCGAGAATTCCTGAAAGTTTATTCAAACAAATGCGCGAACAAAGAGTATTTTTTGTTGATATACCACGTTCTGAAAGAGCTTTTTTCCTGACTCAAACTTATGGCAAACAACATAAAGACAAACTGGAAGAATCAATATTAAAAATACATAAACGTTTAGGTCCGCTAAATACAAAAATTGCAATTGAGGCTCTTAACAATAACGACTTATTAAGCGTTGCAGAAATTTCATTAATATATTACGATAAAGCATACCTGAGAGGGGTAGAAAATAGAGATCCGAATAAAATATCTATAATAAAACTGAAAGATGTAGATCATTACCGAAATGCTAATACCATCTCGGACCGGGTAATCAAAATCATAAACAAAACGGATAAAGTGTTCGCTAATTAA
- the selD gene encoding selenide, water dikinase SelD has protein sequence MDELIKEIQMTKYSHGAGCGCKISPKALTTILKSNITPVKTDKLIVGNDTRDDAAVYDIGNGKGIISTTDFFLPIVDDPFKFGKIAAANAISDIYAMGGKPIMAIAILGWPVNKLSNEVANSVLEGGREICKEAGIPLAGGHSIDNPEPIFGLAVTGMVDLDKLKQNNKAEAGSRLFLTKPLGVGILSTAQKSGTLKAEHADIAPESMMRLNNVGDKLSELDGVTAMTDVTGFGLLGHLLEVCEGSNLMAILDYDKIPVFESVYEYIDQGDIPGGTKRNWESYSDKVSIPNDANIQTILCDAQTSGGLLIAVKEEIADQVQLILEEEGLYSQSFGFLKSYEGGKHIFVK, from the coding sequence ATGGACGAATTAATAAAGGAAATCCAGATGACTAAATATAGTCATGGAGCGGGGTGCGGATGTAAAATCTCACCCAAAGCACTAACAACAATATTAAAAAGTAATATAACACCGGTAAAAACAGATAAATTAATCGTTGGAAATGACACTCGCGATGATGCAGCAGTTTACGACATAGGCAACGGAAAAGGAATAATAAGTACAACCGATTTTTTCCTGCCAATTGTTGATGACCCTTTCAAATTTGGAAAAATTGCCGCTGCCAATGCTATCAGCGACATTTATGCAATGGGAGGAAAACCGATAATGGCTATTGCCATTTTAGGATGGCCGGTAAACAAACTTTCGAACGAAGTAGCAAATAGTGTATTAGAAGGAGGACGGGAAATTTGCAAAGAAGCAGGTATTCCTCTTGCAGGTGGGCACAGTATTGACAATCCGGAGCCTATATTTGGTTTGGCAGTAACGGGTATGGTAGATCTGGATAAGCTTAAACAAAACAATAAAGCAGAGGCCGGAAGCAGACTATTTTTAACAAAGCCTCTTGGTGTTGGCATACTTTCTACGGCTCAAAAAAGCGGTACTCTAAAAGCAGAACATGCTGATATCGCCCCGGAATCTATGATGAGATTAAATAATGTAGGAGACAAACTTTCTGAATTAGATGGTGTTACTGCAATGACGGATGTTACAGGATTTGGACTTCTTGGGCACCTCCTGGAAGTTTGCGAAGGAAGCAACTTAATGGCAATACTGGATTATGATAAAATCCCTGTATTTGAATCTGTTTACGAATATATCGATCAGGGAGATATTCCCGGGGGCACAAAACGAAATTGGGAAAGTTATTCTGATAAAGTAAGTATTCCAAACGATGCCAATATCCAAACAATTTTATGCGATGCCCAAACAAGCGGAGGTCTGTTGATTGCGGTAAAAGAAGAAATTGCAGATCAGGTACAGCTAATTTTAGAAGAAGAAGGCTTATATAGCCAATCTTTTGGTTTCCTTAAATCATACGAAGGCGGAAAGCATATTTTTGTTAAATAA
- a CDS encoding YifB family Mg chelatase-like AAA ATPase, whose protein sequence is MLEKVYGGAVFGVSATTITIEVNVVKGAGYHLVGLPDSAIKESSYRISAALKNNSYKMPRKKITINMAPADLRKEGSAYDLGIAIGILAASSQIKVPDLSDYLIMGELSLDGSLLPIKGSLPIAINGREEGFKGLIVPIQNAKEAGVVNNLSVYGVENISEAIQHLEGDKILEPVDIDTRQFFFENLSKAEHDFSEVKGQENIKRCLEIAAAGGHNVIMVGPPGSGKTMLAKRIPSILPPMSLNEALETTKIHSVSGKLQEESGLMSVRPFRSPHHTISDVALVGGGSYPQPGEISLSHNGVLFLDELPEFKKSVLEVMRQPLEDREVTISRAKFTVTYPSSFMLVASMNPSPSGYFNDPEKALVSSPFEMQRYLSKISGPLLDRIDIHIEVTPVPFDKLSEDRKGESSEVIRDRVIKSREIQERRFIEHEKIHSNALMGPNQIAEYCKLSESGKKLIKDAMDKLGLSARAYDRILKVSRTIADLEGAENIENHHLSEAIQYRSLDREGWLA, encoded by the coding sequence ATGTTAGAAAAAGTATATGGAGGCGCTGTCTTTGGAGTGTCTGCAACTACAATTACAATTGAGGTAAATGTAGTAAAAGGTGCCGGTTATCATTTAGTAGGACTGCCCGATAGTGCCATAAAAGAAAGCAGTTATCGCATTAGTGCAGCTTTGAAGAATAATTCCTATAAAATGCCCCGCAAAAAGATTACCATCAATATGGCTCCGGCAGATCTGCGAAAAGAGGGCTCAGCTTACGATTTAGGCATTGCAATAGGGATATTAGCTGCTTCTTCACAAATAAAAGTTCCCGATTTGTCAGATTATCTAATCATGGGAGAATTGTCTTTAGACGGTAGTCTTCTGCCCATAAAAGGCAGTTTGCCTATTGCAATAAATGGCAGGGAGGAAGGGTTTAAAGGTTTGATTGTTCCGATTCAGAATGCAAAGGAAGCAGGTGTAGTAAATAACTTATCGGTTTATGGTGTTGAGAATATTTCAGAGGCAATTCAGCACCTTGAAGGTGATAAAATTTTGGAGCCGGTAGATATTGATACCCGTCAGTTCTTTTTTGAAAACCTCAGTAAGGCTGAGCACGATTTTTCAGAGGTTAAGGGGCAGGAAAATATAAAACGCTGTTTAGAAATTGCTGCAGCCGGCGGGCATAATGTTATAATGGTCGGTCCTCCGGGATCGGGAAAAACCATGCTCGCAAAGCGTATTCCGTCAATATTACCGCCGATGAGTCTGAACGAGGCATTGGAAACTACAAAAATACATTCAGTGTCCGGGAAACTGCAGGAAGAAAGTGGGTTGATGAGTGTCAGACCGTTCAGATCTCCTCATCATACCATTTCCGATGTGGCTCTTGTAGGGGGAGGGTCGTACCCCCAGCCGGGAGAAATATCACTTTCGCATAATGGTGTTTTGTTTTTAGATGAGTTGCCGGAGTTTAAGAAAAGTGTTTTGGAGGTGATGAGGCAACCATTAGAAGATAGGGAAGTAACTATTTCCCGAGCTAAATTTACAGTTACATATCCATCCAGCTTTATGTTGGTAGCTTCTATGAATCCTTCTCCAAGTGGATATTTTAATGATCCCGAAAAGGCATTGGTATCGAGTCCTTTTGAAATGCAGCGCTATCTGAGTAAAATTTCCGGACCTCTTTTAGACAGGATAGATATTCATATAGAAGTTACTCCCGTACCTTTCGATAAACTTTCCGAAGACAGGAAGGGAGAATCGAGTGAAGTCATAAGGGATAGAGTGATAAAATCTCGTGAAATACAGGAAAGGAGATTTATAGAACACGAAAAGATACACTCAAATGCACTGATGGGACCAAATCAGATTGCTGAATACTGCAAACTTTCAGAGTCAGGTAAAAAACTGATAAAAGATGCTATGGATAAGCTGGGTTTGTCTGCCAGGGCTTACGACAGAATTTTAAAAGTGTCAAGAACAATTGCCGACCTTGAGGGTGCGGAGAATATTGAAAATCACCATTTGAGCGAGGCTATTCAATACAGAAGTTTAGACAGGGAAGGGTGGTTGGCATAG
- a CDS encoding YopX family protein encodes MKRTLYRLRMSRQIVGILEKTKNGLRYKSRKFLWWMRGMPRYDEIDEGIGYKDRNGRDIFELDILNVKDVVDNKIKKGVVLWNANKFGILFIDSKEFFPFFLAGIRFFKSEDITITGQLYNNIELIDDLGLDNL; translated from the coding sequence ATGAAAAGAACCCTTTATCGATTGAGAATGTCGCGGCAAATTGTCGGTATTCTCGAGAAGACAAAGAATGGCCTTCGCTATAAATCGCGAAAGTTTTTATGGTGGATGCGAGGCATGCCACGTTATGATGAAATAGATGAAGGTATTGGGTATAAAGACAGGAATGGCAGGGATATATTCGAGTTGGATATATTGAATGTAAAGGATGTTGTTGATAATAAGATTAAGAAAGGGGTTGTGTTATGGAATGCTAATAAGTTTGGCATACTTTTTATAGACAGCAAAGAGTTTTTTCCATTTTTTTTAGCGGGGATAAGATTTTTTAAGTCGGAAGATATTACCATTACCGGTCAACTCTATAATAACATTGAACTTATTGATGATTTAGGACTAGATAATTTATAG
- a CDS encoding anthranilate synthase component I family protein, with protein sequence MVERKIKQLCLKNPDFVKEQLLRWGQQLNAFVLLDSSRYREKFSNFDFACAAIPVSEIMLQSENKAFEKLKDYQRNINDWIFGYLTYDLKNDIEELSSSNFDGLNFPALHFFQPEVIFFLKGNKLEVSYPKTSDERKIDKILENVLNTEVNSDIEESKLHIQNRTPKKVYIDNVQKLRAHIKRGDIYEANYCHEFYSDEALIDPVKKYIMLNKISTPPFATFYKLNNNYLISASPERFVQKTGSKIISQPIKGTAKRGKSMDEDIRIIAELEKDEKERAENIMIVDLVRNDLSKTAKEGSVTVNELCKVYSFQQVHQMISTVSSTVDNNISPVDIIENAFPMGSMTGAPKISAMELIEKYEKTKRGLYSGAVGYFSPEGDFDFNVIIRSILYNAEKKYLSFTVGGAITYKSDPEKEFEETMVKADAMFRILKHD encoded by the coding sequence ATGGTTGAAAGAAAAATAAAGCAATTATGCCTGAAAAACCCCGATTTTGTTAAGGAACAACTTTTGCGATGGGGACAACAACTTAATGCTTTCGTTCTTCTGGATTCAAGCCGTTACAGAGAGAAATTTTCAAATTTTGATTTTGCCTGTGCTGCTATTCCAGTATCGGAAATTATGCTGCAAAGTGAAAATAAAGCTTTCGAAAAGCTTAAAGACTACCAAAGAAATATCAACGACTGGATATTTGGCTACCTCACCTACGATTTAAAAAATGATATTGAAGAACTGAGCTCCTCAAATTTTGACGGGCTTAACTTTCCTGCTCTTCATTTTTTTCAGCCTGAAGTTATTTTCTTTTTAAAGGGTAATAAATTAGAAGTTTCCTATCCAAAAACCTCTGACGAAAGAAAAATTGATAAAATTCTTGAAAATGTATTAAACACTGAAGTAAATTCAGATATAGAAGAATCGAAACTTCACATACAAAACAGAACTCCAAAAAAAGTTTACATCGATAATGTTCAAAAACTGAGAGCTCATATTAAAAGAGGAGATATCTACGAAGCAAACTATTGCCATGAATTTTACTCGGATGAAGCACTTATAGATCCTGTGAAGAAATACATTATGCTCAATAAAATTTCTACTCCCCCTTTTGCTACTTTCTACAAATTAAACAACAACTATTTAATTTCGGCTTCACCTGAGCGTTTTGTACAAAAAACAGGATCAAAAATTATATCACAGCCAATAAAGGGAACTGCCAAAAGAGGTAAATCTATGGATGAAGATATACGAATCATTGCCGAGTTGGAAAAGGATGAAAAAGAAAGAGCCGAGAATATTATGATTGTTGATTTGGTGAGAAATGACCTGTCGAAAACCGCAAAAGAAGGATCTGTAACCGTTAATGAGCTGTGTAAAGTTTATTCGTTCCAACAGGTTCATCAAATGATTTCGACGGTTAGCTCTACAGTCGATAATAATATTTCGCCTGTTGATATAATTGAAAATGCCTTCCCAATGGGATCTATGACGGGTGCTCCGAAAATAAGTGCGATGGAACTTATTGAGAAATATGAAAAAACCAAAAGAGGCCTTTATTCAGGAGCAGTCGGATACTTTAGTCCCGAAGGTGATTTTGATTTTAATGTTATAATAAGATCTATTTTGTATAATGCCGAAAAAAAGTATCTTTCGTTTACGGTAGGTGGAGCAATAACCTACAAATCTGATCCTGAAAAAGAGTTTGAAGAAACTATGGTTAAGGCGGATGCAATGTTTAGAATCTTAAAACATGATTAA
- the tilS gene encoding tRNA lysidine(34) synthetase TilS, whose protein sequence is MIKKLEKHISDSFAFIKNKKILIGLSGGLDSIVLAYLLNELGFEILLAHVNFKLRGKDSDEDENFVVQWAQNFEIPLFKTSFDTRKVASKRKISIEMAARDLRYDWFKELSKQNNFDYIAVAHHLNDNIETILMNLSRGTGITGISGMKDISGNIIRPLLPFSRNEIEQYANENNLQWREDLSNLDTIYKRNKIRHELIPLFEELNPSFVDSFSKNIDNFRQTEKIQNEYLNNLNCDFWSERDDIVEISIPKLKKHIAYKTILREKLLPFNFRNIDDILHSFSSISGKMFFSETHRIIKDRDTLILRRIENVEPEEFIIEENISSINIPIRLNFKTSEIFSKNHDKQIAQLDKSKLKFPLKIRKWKTGDFFYPQGLKGKKKISKFYKDEKYSLLDKEEQWLLVSGEDIVWVIGKRIDERYKVDSNTKEVLHILSN, encoded by the coding sequence ATGATTAAGAAATTAGAAAAACATATAAGCGATAGTTTTGCTTTTATTAAAAACAAAAAGATCCTGATCGGCTTAAGCGGAGGCCTAGACAGTATAGTATTGGCATATCTTTTAAATGAATTGGGTTTTGAGATATTACTTGCTCATGTAAATTTCAAACTACGTGGAAAAGATTCTGATGAAGATGAAAACTTTGTAGTACAATGGGCTCAAAATTTTGAAATTCCGCTTTTTAAAACATCATTTGATACAAGAAAAGTTGCCTCCAAAAGAAAAATCTCTATCGAAATGGCTGCCAGAGACCTGAGGTATGACTGGTTTAAAGAACTAAGCAAACAAAACAACTTCGACTATATTGCAGTAGCACACCATCTAAACGACAATATTGAAACCATACTGATGAACCTCAGCAGGGGTACGGGAATTACGGGTATCTCAGGAATGAAAGATATTTCGGGAAATATTATAAGACCACTTTTACCGTTTTCGAGAAATGAAATTGAGCAATATGCCAATGAAAATAATTTACAGTGGAGAGAAGATCTTTCTAATTTAGATACAATATATAAGCGAAATAAAATCAGACATGAACTGATTCCTCTTTTCGAAGAACTAAATCCATCGTTCGTCGATTCATTTTCTAAAAACATAGATAATTTCAGACAAACGGAAAAAATTCAAAATGAATATCTCAACAATTTAAATTGCGATTTTTGGTCTGAGAGGGATGATATTGTTGAAATTTCAATACCCAAACTGAAGAAACACATAGCCTATAAAACAATATTGAGGGAAAAACTGCTTCCGTTTAACTTTAGAAATATTGACGATATATTACACAGCTTTTCTTCAATTTCGGGAAAAATGTTCTTCTCGGAAACTCACCGTATTATAAAAGACAGGGATACTCTCATATTAAGACGTATTGAGAATGTAGAACCTGAAGAATTCATTATTGAAGAAAATATATCTTCAATCAATATCCCTATCCGGCTAAACTTTAAAACATCTGAAATATTTTCGAAAAACCACGATAAACAAATAGCTCAATTAGATAAAAGCAAACTTAAATTCCCCCTTAAAATAAGAAAGTGGAAAACCGGTGATTTTTTCTACCCGCAGGGATTGAAAGGAAAGAAAAAGATAAGCAAATTCTATAAAGATGAAAAATACTCACTTTTGGATAAAGAAGAACAATGGTTATTAGTATCGGGCGAAGATATTGTTTGGGTAATAGGAAAGCGTATCGACGAAAGATATAAGGTGGATTCTAATACAAAAGAAGTTTTACATATTCTATCAAATTAA
- the trxA gene encoding thioredoxin — protein MPTIKLTTEGFKKDIFDYTTKQEWDFQGELPAIVDFYADWCGPCKMVAPILEELSDEYAGKINIYKVDTEVEQELAAVFGIRSIPSILFIPKEGQPMMQPGALPKESLVQVIEKELLKVEEAK, from the coding sequence ATGCCTACAATTAAGTTAACTACAGAAGGTTTCAAGAAAGATATCTTCGATTACACAACTAAGCAAGAATGGGATTTTCAAGGTGAACTTCCAGCAATCGTTGATTTTTACGCTGACTGGTGTGGACCATGTAAAATGGTAGCTCCAATCTTAGAAGAGCTTTCTGATGAGTATGCAGGAAAAATCAATATCTATAAAGTTGATACTGAAGTTGAGCAGGAGTTAGCAGCCGTATTTGGTATTCGTTCTATTCCTTCAATTTTATTTATTCCTAAAGAAGGACAGCCAATGATGCAACCTGGTGCTCTTCCAAAAGAATCTTTAGTTCAGGTAATTGAAAAAGAACTTCTTAAAGTAGAAGAAGCAAAATAA
- a CDS encoding Mur ligase family protein → MRIHFISIGGSAMHNLAIALSKEGNNVTGSDDIIFEPSKSRLEKYNLLPDELGWNADRISPEIDAIVLGMHAHADNPELLKAKELNLKIYSYPEFLYNQSINKTRVVIGGSHGKTTITSMVLHVANELKLDVDYMVGAQLEGYETMVKLSDDNKYIVLEGDEYLSSALDLRPKFHLYKPNVALLTGIAWDHINVFPTFENYVEQFKIFIDKIEDGGVLIYNEEDENIVSLVNKSEANINFIPYSTPKYEIKEGGYFINTDEGEFKLEIFGKHNLQNLEGAKELCSQMGVSYSDFYNAISSFRGASRRLEEVYKDDEHIVYKDFAHSPSKVEASVSAVSERFADKNKLVVLELHTYSSLNPEFLVQYEGSLDSVSNPIVYVDSEIVKNKRMAPIGEEQIKKAFAKNDLIFFDKPDELKEYVNANLQNTDVALFMSSGNLGGLQLDKLY, encoded by the coding sequence ATGAGGATACACTTTATATCAATTGGCGGAAGCGCCATGCACAATTTGGCTATTGCTCTCAGTAAAGAAGGAAATAATGTTACGGGGTCTGACGATATAATTTTTGAGCCTTCGAAAAGCAGGTTGGAAAAATATAATCTTCTGCCTGACGAATTAGGATGGAATGCCGACAGAATAAGCCCGGAAATCGATGCCATTGTTTTGGGTATGCATGCTCATGCCGATAACCCTGAATTATTAAAGGCAAAGGAACTTAATTTAAAGATTTACTCATACCCTGAGTTTCTATATAATCAATCAATAAATAAAACCCGTGTTGTTATTGGAGGTTCACATGGTAAGACTACCATTACTTCTATGGTGTTACACGTGGCCAATGAACTGAAGCTTGATGTTGATTATATGGTTGGAGCCCAGCTCGAAGGTTATGAAACTATGGTTAAGCTTAGCGATGATAATAAGTATATTGTTTTAGAAGGAGATGAATATTTGTCATCAGCCTTAGATTTAAGGCCTAAGTTTCATTTGTATAAGCCTAACGTTGCATTGCTTACCGGAATAGCATGGGATCATATCAATGTGTTTCCAACATTTGAAAACTATGTGGAGCAGTTTAAGATCTTTATCGATAAAATTGAAGATGGTGGAGTACTAATATACAATGAGGAAGACGAAAATATAGTTTCACTTGTTAATAAGTCTGAGGCTAATATAAATTTCATTCCATATTCTACTCCAAAATATGAAATAAAAGAAGGCGGTTATTTTATTAATACGGACGAAGGAGAGTTTAAGCTTGAAATTTTTGGTAAGCATAACCTTCAGAATTTAGAGGGAGCTAAAGAACTTTGCAGTCAAATGGGAGTTAGTTACTCTGATTTTTACAATGCTATCTCAAGTTTTAGAGGAGCTTCACGCCGTTTGGAAGAGGTTTATAAGGACGACGAACATATCGTGTATAAAGATTTTGCCCATTCTCCATCTAAAGTGGAAGCAAGTGTATCGGCTGTAAGCGAAAGATTTGCCGATAAAAATAAACTGGTAGTATTGGAGCTTCATACTTACAGTAGTCTTAATCCGGAATTTTTGGTTCAATATGAAGGCAGCCTGGATTCGGTTTCTAACCCGATTGTTTATGTCGACAGTGAGATTGTGAAAAATAAGAGGATGGCTCCAATTGGAGAGGAACAAATAAAAAAGGCATTTGCCAAAAATGATTTGATTTTCTTCGATAAGCCTGATGAGTTGAAAGAATATGTGAATGCCAACCTTCAAAATACAGATGTGGCCCTTTTTATGTCGTCAGGAAATTTAGGAGGCTTACAATTAGATAAGTTATATTAG
- a CDS encoding lysophospholipid acyltransferase family protein: MGLFKKNPFGQLLILKRIIILVFGIISYRRYNSFNKLKIKNGKILQNLPERNVLFVSNHQTYFADVAAMFHVFAASNNGYIHNITNPLSFFRPKLNLYFVAAKETMTAGLLPKIFAYAGAILVQRTWREAGQSIQRKVKAQDTDSVGVALDDGWVITFPQGTTRAFNPGRKGTAHIIKNYKPTVVPIVIDGFRRAYDKKGLNIRVKGVDLSMTFKDPLEIDYKNESVESIMDKVMHGIEQSPTFNRVRPLEHMRPNYPRFQTELGDKKLKKPIFDY; the protein is encoded by the coding sequence ATGGGATTATTTAAGAAAAATCCATTCGGACAATTACTGATATTAAAGCGAATAATAATATTAGTTTTTGGAATAATTTCGTACCGCAGGTACAATTCATTTAATAAATTGAAGATTAAGAATGGCAAAATTCTACAAAACTTACCTGAGCGTAATGTTCTTTTTGTTTCAAATCATCAAACTTATTTTGCGGATGTAGCTGCGATGTTTCATGTTTTTGCGGCATCCAATAATGGTTATATTCATAATATCACTAATCCATTGTCATTTTTCAGGCCAAAGTTGAACTTGTATTTTGTGGCTGCAAAAGAGACCATGACAGCCGGTCTGCTGCCAAAGATTTTTGCTTATGCCGGAGCTATTTTGGTACAGAGAACCTGGCGTGAAGCAGGTCAGTCAATTCAAAGAAAAGTAAAAGCACAGGATACCGATAGTGTAGGTGTGGCTTTAGATGATGGCTGGGTAATTACTTTTCCGCAAGGAACTACGCGTGCTTTTAATCCCGGCAGGAAAGGAACAGCTCATATTATAAAAAACTATAAGCCAACAGTTGTACCTATAGTTATTGATGGTTTTAGAAGAGCATACGATAAAAAAGGATTGAATATAAGGGTAAAAGGTGTAGACCTTTCCATGACTTTTAAAGATCCTTTGGAAATAGATTATAAAAATGAAAGTGTTGAGTCGATAATGGATAAAGTGATGCATGGTATTGAACAATCGCCGACCTTTAACAGAGTTAGACCATTAGAGCATATGCGCCCTAATTATCCAAGATTCCAAACAGAATTAGGTGATAAGAAGTTGAAAAAGCCTATATTTGACTACTAG